In Luteimonas sp. MC1750, the following proteins share a genomic window:
- a CDS encoding NAD(P)/FAD-dependent oxidoreductase, giving the protein MQSPAEDSTTHAPTRDCDVLVIGGGPAGSTASTFLARRGWRVAMLEKDAHPRFHIGESLLPMNLPILERMGALDKVAAIGVRKSGADFPADGGGYNVFRFERALDARCDHAFQVRRSDFDRVLFEHAAGEGVDARQQLRVVSVEPLPGGGSLVGALGPDGPCSWRARYVVDASGRDAFLGGKRRIKRRNTRHQSAALFSHFEGVERREGVDAGNVSIYRHAHGWIWMIPLPDGVTSVGAVCYPDYMKTRRGDSEGFLMRTLRTVPEVAQRMAAATRCADVHATGNYAYECSEMAGKGWVLVGDAYCFVDPMFSSGVFLAMHGAEQAAGMVDAALREPAREAALQQALRRHIDAGTDEFKWFIYRFTSPAMRHLFANPRNVLQVEDAVVAMLAGDVFDNPRVRRRLRVFRALYAVTSLAMLPRALRNGLRRRRQSRVDFSGETLQAEES; this is encoded by the coding sequence CCGGGACTGCGACGTCCTCGTGATCGGCGGCGGCCCGGCCGGGAGCACGGCCTCGACCTTCCTGGCGCGCCGCGGCTGGCGGGTGGCGATGCTTGAAAAGGACGCCCACCCGCGCTTCCACATCGGCGAATCGCTGCTGCCGATGAACCTCCCGATCCTCGAGCGCATGGGCGCACTGGACAAGGTCGCGGCGATCGGCGTACGCAAGTCCGGGGCCGATTTCCCCGCGGATGGCGGCGGCTACAACGTGTTCCGCTTCGAGCGCGCGCTCGACGCGCGCTGCGACCACGCCTTCCAGGTGCGCCGTTCCGATTTCGACCGGGTGCTGTTCGAGCACGCCGCCGGAGAAGGCGTCGATGCGCGCCAGCAGCTGCGGGTGGTGTCCGTCGAGCCCCTGCCCGGCGGTGGCAGCCTGGTCGGCGCGCTGGGTCCGGACGGGCCCTGCAGCTGGCGCGCCCGCTATGTGGTCGACGCCAGCGGGCGCGACGCCTTCCTCGGCGGCAAGCGCCGGATCAAGCGCCGCAACACGCGCCACCAGTCGGCCGCACTGTTCAGCCACTTCGAGGGCGTCGAGCGCCGCGAAGGCGTGGACGCCGGCAACGTCAGCATCTACCGCCACGCGCACGGCTGGATCTGGATGATCCCGCTGCCCGATGGCGTCACCAGCGTCGGCGCGGTCTGCTATCCCGACTACATGAAGACCCGCCGCGGCGACAGCGAGGGCTTCCTGATGCGCACCCTGCGCACGGTGCCCGAGGTGGCGCAGCGCATGGCCGCGGCGACCCGCTGCGCGGACGTGCATGCCACCGGCAATTACGCCTACGAGTGCAGCGAGATGGCCGGCAAGGGCTGGGTGCTGGTGGGCGACGCCTACTGCTTCGTCGATCCGATGTTTTCCTCCGGCGTGTTCCTGGCCATGCACGGCGCGGAACAGGCCGCCGGGATGGTCGACGCCGCGCTGCGCGAACCCGCGCGCGAGGCCGCGCTGCAGCAGGCGCTGCGCCGGCACATCGACGCCGGTACCGACGAGTTCAAGTGGTTCATCTACCGCTTCACCTCGCCGGCGATGCGCCACCTGTTCGCCAATCCCAGGAACGTGCTGCAGGTGGAGGACGCCGTGGTCGCGATGCTGGCCGGCGACGTCTTCGACAATCCGCGCGTGCGCCGCCGGCTGCGCGTGTTCCGCGCGCTGTACGCCGTGACCTCGCTGGCGATGCTGCCGCGCGCGCTGCGCAACGGCCTGCGGCGCCGGCGCCAGTCGCGCGTCGACTTCAGCGGCGAGACGCTGCAGGCGGAGGAATCATGA
- a CDS encoding pteridine-dependent deoxygenase, which produces MSRPMHDAARGGQARLAVDYVATDAPLGLLRGDDVLAVFGFGHAAPAALGDPRYLRVPLEPHGAAPFEVWRANAPVMRGCDDGVRWASDGELMFGVIEVPEQDGDVQAAACIAYARMAAFTAGSRTPHLLRIWNYVDAITFGEGDDERYRAFCVGRARGLGDFDVRSLPAATAIGRCDGERVVQVYWLSSAAPGTPVENPRQMSAYRYPRQYGPQSPSFARAMLPPAGSAMPLLLSGTAAIVGHASMHHGELLAQLDETFHNFDALVGAARGHDLSLPPRFGAGTRLKVYVRDRDDLQPVADALQRRFGDAVPCLLLHAAICRRELAVEIDGVHGHPPG; this is translated from the coding sequence ATGAGCCGCCCGATGCACGACGCCGCGCGCGGCGGCCAGGCCCGGCTTGCCGTGGACTATGTCGCGACCGACGCCCCGCTCGGGCTGCTGCGTGGCGACGACGTGCTGGCGGTGTTCGGCTTCGGCCACGCGGCGCCCGCGGCCCTGGGCGACCCGCGCTACCTGCGCGTGCCGCTCGAGCCACACGGTGCGGCGCCGTTCGAGGTCTGGCGCGCGAACGCGCCGGTGATGCGCGGCTGCGACGACGGCGTGCGCTGGGCCAGCGACGGCGAGCTGATGTTCGGCGTGATCGAGGTCCCCGAACAGGACGGCGACGTGCAGGCCGCCGCCTGCATCGCCTATGCACGGATGGCGGCCTTCACCGCCGGCAGCCGCACGCCGCACCTGCTGCGGATCTGGAACTACGTCGACGCGATCACCTTCGGCGAGGGCGACGACGAGCGCTACCGCGCGTTCTGCGTCGGGCGCGCGCGCGGCCTGGGCGATTTCGACGTGCGCAGCCTGCCCGCGGCGACCGCGATCGGCCGCTGCGACGGCGAGCGCGTGGTGCAGGTGTACTGGCTGTCCTCGGCCGCGCCCGGCACGCCGGTGGAGAACCCGCGGCAGATGAGCGCGTACCGCTACCCGCGCCAGTACGGCCCGCAGTCGCCGAGCTTCGCGCGCGCGATGCTGCCGCCGGCCGGCAGCGCGATGCCGCTGCTGCTGTCGGGCACCGCGGCGATCGTCGGCCATGCCTCGATGCACCACGGCGAACTGCTGGCCCAGCTCGACGAGACCTTCCACAACTTCGATGCCCTGGTCGGCGCGGCGCGCGGCCACGACCTGTCGCTGCCGCCGCGCTTCGGTGCCGGAACCCGGCTCAAGGTCTACGTGCGCGACCGCGACGACCTGCAGCCGGTCGCCGACGCCCTGCAGCGCCGCTTCGGCGATGCGGTGCCCTGCCTGCTGCTGCACGCGGCCATCTGCCGCCGCGAACTGGCGGTCGAGATCGATGGCGTCCACGGACATCCGCCGGGCTGA